The following proteins are encoded in a genomic region of Zea mays cultivar B73 chromosome 9, Zm-B73-REFERENCE-NAM-5.0, whole genome shotgun sequence:
- the LOC100272656 gene encoding uncharacterized protein LOC100272656 has translation MTNQDVVVPDMGIAAAAALPPPGLFACRGVAGAVSSLRGTYGSLGLPGGAAADGGEFRSPVAAAANAPPGRTSCTSRVVEAIRASSPARCPAVDEYDAWTRKHPSALGSFDQIAAAAKGKRVVMFMDYDGTLSPIVADPDMAFMTPEMRAAVRNVAKRFPTAIVTGRCIEKVCSFVGLPELYYAGSHGMDIKGPNSKEDKTVLLLQPAREFLPVIDKAYKALVEKTKDTTGARVENNKFCLSVHFRCVDEKSWSSLAEKVKAVLRDFPELELTEGRKVVEVRPSIMWDKGKAVEFLLRSLGFDDDRTNVLPVYIGDDRTDEDAFKVLRERGQGIGILVSKCPKETDATYSLQDPTEVMEFLVRLGQWNPLRSPSPAARPRGRKQ, from the exons ATGACGAACCAGGACGTGGTGGTCCCGGACATGGGCATTGCGGCGGCTGCGGCCTTGCCGCCCCCCGGCCTCTTCGCGTGCCGCGGCGTCGCGGGGGCCGTGTCGTCGCTGCGGGGCACGTACGGCAGCCttggcctccccggcggcgccgccgccgacggtggcGAGTTCCGTTCCcccgtggcggcggcggcgaatGCGCCGCCGGGTCGGACCAGCTGCACCAGCCGGGTCGTCGAGGCCATCCGCGCGTCGTCGCCCGCCCGCTGCCCCGCCGTCGACGAGTACGACGCGTGGACG AGGAAGCACCCGTCGGCGCTGGGCAGCTTCGACCAGATCGCGGCGGCGGCTAAGGGGAAGAGGGTCGTCATGTTCATGGACTACGACGGCACGCTCTCCCCGATCGTCGCCGACCCCGACATGGCGTTCATGACCCCCGAG ATGAGGGCGGCGGTGCGCAACGTCGCGAAGCGCTTCCCGACGGCGATCGTGACCGGCCGGTGCATCGAGAAG GTCTGCAGTTTCGTCGGCCTGCCGGAGCTCTACTACGCCGGAAGCCACGGGATGGACATCAAAGGCCCAAACTCCAAG GAGGACAAGACGGTCCTGCTGCTGCAACCAGCTCGCGAGTTCCTGCCGGTGATCGACAAG GCTTACAAGGCTCTGGTGGAGAAGACGAAGGACACGACGGGGGCCAGGGTGGAGAACAACAAGTTCTGCCTCTCCGTGCACTTCAGATGCGTCGACGAAAAG AGCTGGAGCTCATTGGCTGAGAAGGTCAAGGCCGTGCTCCGGGACTTCCCCGAGCTGGAGCTCACCGAGGGCAGGAAAGTCGTGGAGGTCCGGCCGTCGATCATGTGGGACAAGGGCAAGGCCGTTGAGTTCTTGCTCAGGTCGCTCG GATTCGACGACGACCGCACCAACGTCCTGCCGGTGTACATCGGGGACGACCGGACCGACGAGGATGCTTTCAAG GTGTTGAGGGAGAGAGGTCAAGGGATAGGGATCCTTGTTTCGAAATGCCCCAAGGAGACTGATGCCACCTACTCTCTCCAAGATCCCACTGAg GTCATGGAGTTCTTGGTCCGTCTGGGGCAGTGGAATCCACTGCGATCACCATCGCCGGCGGCGCGCCCAAGGGGGCGAAAGCAGTAA